The Nostoc sp. PCC 7524 nucleotide sequence AGTGATAATGCGGTTCAACTTGATTCCCAGACAATTGCACCAGTCCCATACTCTTTAATTTGTGAGCATTTATCCATCAATCAGCGTTGGGCAGATGTCATCCCCTATCGAAAATATTGTACTATTAGCTACAACTTGTTATCAGGCGATCGCTAGCTTAATCGAAAATCGACAACCGCCACCAGGACAACTGATTGATGTGGGTGGATATCGCTTACATCTCTACACTGCGGGAAAGTCTACCCCTACAGTAGTTTTAGAACACAGTTTAGGCGGAATTGAAGGTTATTTACTTGTGCAAGAAATAGCCAAGCTCACACGAGTTTGTATTTATGATCGTGCTGGATATGGGTGGAGTGATCATAGTCCTCATCCGCGCACGAGTCAGCAAATTGTCACAGAGTTAGATTCCCTCCTCACACAAGCAGAAATTGAGCCGCCTTATATTTTGGTGGGTAATTCTTTTGGTAGTTATAATGTGCGTTTGTATGCTCAATATTTTCCAGAAAAAGTAGTTGGCATGGTACTTACTGATGGACTCCATGAAACGGGAATGCTGAAAATGTCCATCTATTTACAAGCTTTGAAACTGTTTTTTGTTTCTGGCTTTGTCATGTCAATTTTAGGCTCAATACTTGGCATTATCAGATTACTCAAAGTCATTGGTACGTTTGAGATTATTAAACCAGAATTAATTAAATTTTCTTCAGCAGCACTAAACCCAATTAAGCGTTCTTTTTGCCGTCCTAAACACTGGATTACCATGAGTCGGGAACTCTTAAACCTTGATAATAGCAGTCGTCAACTCCTGTTAAACAGACAATTGGGGGAATTGCCTGTAGTTAGCATCAAAGCGAAGACTTTTTTTCAGCCTTCTCTGTGGACTATGCTTTTACCTATGAAAGCAGCTAATCATTTACG carries:
- a CDS encoding alpha/beta fold hydrolase, whose amino-acid sequence is MSSPIENIVLLATTCYQAIASLIENRQPPPGQLIDVGGYRLHLYTAGKSTPTVVLEHSLGGIEGYLLVQEIAKLTRVCIYDRAGYGWSDHSPHPRTSQQIVTELDSLLTQAEIEPPYILVGNSFGSYNVRLYAQYFPEKVVGMVLTDGLHETGMLKMSIYLQALKLFFVSGFVMSILGSILGIIRLLKVIGTFEIIKPELIKFSSAALNPIKRSFCRPKHWITMSRELLNLDNSSRQLLLNRQLGELPVVSIKAKTFFQPSLWTMLLPMKAANHLREQMHKQILKLSTDCVEIAADKSSHFVWIDQPELIVNAIQIILEKVDFINTNS